Proteins found in one Nitrosopumilus maritimus SCM1 genomic segment:
- the hisG gene encoding ATP phosphoribosyltransferase, whose protein sequence is MSEIRFAIPKGSLEDATFKLLERSWTKVNRKSRTYRVYLDDPKIIVKMLRPQEIPTLVNEGLYDVGITGKDWVGETKSDVEPILDLEYGKIRLVIAFPDNYRYKNLDAMIADYAKKKKTLRLSSEYLTTASRFIKSCKSYKKYFGNKDPQIVTPWLRIGTNKSVQIHLSFGATEAKPPEDVDAIMDVTETGTTLKQNKLKIVDEVLTSTAHLIVNKKSLKDKAKREKIFDIVTLMRGAVHGKKYLHIYLNVEEKNLPKLLKQIPSLKKPTISPLSEAGWHGVNTIIKKSDFHKIIPKLRKIAQGLVVHEPRQILELEEIKRDEEN, encoded by the coding sequence ATGTCCGAAATCAGATTTGCAATTCCAAAGGGAAGCCTAGAGGATGCTACATTCAAGCTCTTAGAGAGATCTTGGACTAAGGTAAATCGTAAGAGCAGAACCTATCGTGTATATCTTGATGATCCAAAAATTATTGTAAAAATGCTAAGACCTCAAGAAATTCCAACTCTAGTGAATGAAGGATTGTATGATGTTGGAATTACTGGCAAGGATTGGGTAGGTGAAACCAAATCTGATGTAGAACCAATTTTGGACTTGGAATATGGAAAAATTAGACTTGTTATTGCATTTCCAGATAATTATCGATACAAGAATCTTGATGCGATGATTGCGGATTATGCTAAAAAGAAAAAGACTTTGAGACTATCTTCAGAATATCTTACAACTGCATCTCGTTTTATCAAGAGCTGTAAATCTTACAAAAAATATTTTGGAAATAAAGATCCACAAATTGTTACTCCTTGGTTACGTATTGGAACTAACAAATCAGTTCAGATTCATCTATCCTTTGGTGCTACAGAAGCAAAACCTCCAGAGGATGTAGATGCAATAATGGATGTAACTGAAACTGGAACTACTCTCAAACAAAATAAACTAAAGATTGTAGATGAAGTTCTTACTTCGACTGCACACTTGATAGTAAACAAAAAATCACTCAAAGACAAAGCAAAACGAGAAAAGATTTTTGATATTGTTACATTGATGCGAGGAGCAGTACATGGCAAAAAATACCTACACATTTACCTAAATGTAGAAGAGAAAAATTTACCAAAACTACTAAAACAGATACCATCTTTGAAAAAACCTACAATTAGTCCACTAAGTGAAGCTGGTTGGCACGGAGTTAATACTATTATCAAAAAATCAGATTTCCACAAAATAATTCCAAAACTGCGAAAGATTGCACAAGGATTAGTAGTGCATGAACCACGACAAATACTGGAACTTGAGGAGATCAAACGTGACGAAGAAAATTGA
- a CDS encoding hydroxymethylglutaryl-CoA reductase, degradative: MPDSSISKFFEKTRTERLDVIKNFANLSEDDVKSLELPDGGITFDKADKMVENAFGTFSLPLGVATNFKINNKDYLVPMVIEEPSVIAAASKAAKLARPKGGFAVVADESYSIGQIQVLGTDIDNAISKIKENIKEILELANSKSNTLSKMGKGAKEITCKKLDTDFEPMLIVELLIDVGDAMGANVTNTMCEGVAPLIEKLTSGKTLLRILSNYSTRRMVKATAVFDKESVGGEKVVDNMIHAYQFAKHDVYRAVTHNKGIMNGIIAVANATGQDSRAIEAAANAYASRSGQYRSLSEWTKDSDGNLVGTLEIPLSVGIVGGIINVHPVAKICTKILGAESAKEMACIITATGLAQNFSAMRALATDGIQKGHMRLHARNLASAAGASTEQIDKIVSQMIEENNISVNRAKELLEQN, encoded by the coding sequence ATGCCTGATTCGTCCATTTCAAAATTTTTTGAAAAAACAAGAACAGAAAGATTAGATGTTATCAAAAATTTTGCAAATCTTTCAGAAGATGACGTAAAATCATTAGAACTACCAGATGGCGGAATTACATTTGATAAAGCAGACAAAATGGTGGAAAATGCGTTTGGAACATTTTCACTTCCACTAGGAGTTGCAACCAACTTCAAAATTAACAATAAAGATTATCTTGTTCCCATGGTGATTGAAGAGCCTTCTGTGATTGCAGCAGCATCAAAAGCAGCAAAACTTGCAAGACCTAAAGGTGGATTTGCAGTAGTAGCTGATGAATCCTACAGTATTGGGCAAATTCAAGTTTTAGGCACAGATATTGATAATGCTATTTCTAAAATTAAAGAAAACATTAAGGAAATTCTAGAACTTGCAAATTCAAAAAGTAATACTCTTTCTAAGATGGGAAAAGGTGCAAAAGAGATTACTTGTAAAAAACTTGATACTGATTTTGAACCAATGTTAATTGTTGAATTATTAATTGATGTGGGTGATGCAATGGGTGCAAATGTTACTAATACGATGTGTGAAGGTGTAGCACCATTAATTGAAAAATTAACTAGTGGAAAAACACTTCTTCGAATTTTATCAAACTATTCCACAAGACGAATGGTAAAGGCAACTGCTGTATTTGACAAAGAATCAGTTGGAGGCGAAAAAGTTGTAGATAACATGATTCATGCATATCAATTTGCAAAACATGATGTGTATAGAGCAGTAACTCACAACAAAGGAATTATGAATGGAATTATTGCAGTAGCTAATGCTACAGGACAAGACAGTCGTGCAATTGAAGCTGCGGCAAATGCATATGCATCACGTTCTGGACAATACCGGTCGCTATCAGAGTGGACTAAGGATTCAGATGGAAATCTTGTTGGTACATTGGAAATCCCATTATCTGTTGGCATTGTAGGTGGAATAATCAATGTTCATCCAGTTGCAAAAATCTGTACTAAAATTTTAGGCGCAGAATCTGCAAAAGAGATGGCATGTATAATAACTGCAACAGGATTGGCTCAAAACTTTAGTGCCATGAGGGCACTTGCAACTGATGGAATTCAGAAAGGACACATGAGGCTACATGCAAGGAATCTAGCATCTGCAGCAGGTGCTTCTACTGAACAAATTGACAAGATAGTTTCTCAGATGATTGAAGAAAACAACATTTCAGTAAATAGAGCAAAAGAACTGCTTGAACAAAATTAA
- a CDS encoding PQQ-dependent sugar dehydrogenase — MDKRISIVAVVVAIAFSVYTLTLPSDPIPLPEPNFNSKNDSFDILAENLEKPRSIAVSDNRIFVTEKDGSIVVIENDIQLESPLATFRSANVFDGGLLGIDLHPNFAENHYLYVFLTYEEDEALWNKILRITESENKLQDAETIFDKIPGSSFTNGGFIKFGPDGKLYVGTGATSDSSHLPQDLDSLSGKILRINDDGSIPDDNPFSNSPVYSLGHRNPQGMTWDNNGNLYVSEFGPEKNDEINIILAGKNYGWPEQECSGNESFENAVLCYDPSIEPGGILYYTGDKFDFEFPFIMASMRASNVYQVDFDEGLSSQKSILSGIGRVRDVVQGPDGYLYVITSNTDGKGFPAANDDKLLRILK; from the coding sequence ATGGATAAAAGAATCTCAATTGTAGCTGTTGTTGTTGCAATTGCTTTTTCTGTATACACCTTAACACTTCCATCAGATCCTATTCCATTACCAGAACCTAACTTTAATTCTAAAAATGACTCCTTTGATATTTTAGCAGAGAATCTAGAAAAGCCTCGTTCAATTGCAGTATCTGATAATCGAATTTTTGTAACAGAAAAAGATGGTTCTATTGTAGTAATTGAAAACGATATTCAACTAGAATCCCCACTTGCTACTTTTCGTTCTGCTAATGTTTTTGATGGTGGATTGTTAGGAATTGATTTACATCCAAATTTTGCAGAGAACCATTACCTCTATGTATTTTTGACTTATGAAGAAGATGAAGCATTGTGGAATAAAATACTACGAATAACCGAATCTGAAAATAAATTACAAGATGCAGAAACTATTTTTGATAAAATTCCAGGGTCTTCTTTTACAAATGGTGGTTTTATCAAATTTGGACCTGATGGAAAGTTGTATGTAGGTACAGGTGCTACATCTGATTCATCTCATTTACCGCAAGATCTTGATTCACTTTCAGGTAAAATTTTACGAATAAACGATGATGGTTCAATTCCTGACGATAATCCTTTTTCAAATTCTCCTGTATACTCTTTAGGACACAGGAATCCTCAAGGAATGACTTGGGATAATAATGGTAACTTGTATGTATCAGAATTTGGACCTGAAAAAAATGATGAAATCAATATAATTTTGGCAGGTAAGAATTATGGTTGGCCAGAACAAGAATGCTCTGGCAATGAAAGTTTTGAAAATGCTGTTCTTTGTTATGATCCAAGCATAGAGCCTGGAGGAATCTTGTACTATACTGGTGACAAATTCGATTTTGAATTCCCTTTCATTATGGCTTCAATGAGGGCATCAAATGTCTATCAAGTAGATTTTGATGAGGGATTGAGTTCTCAAAAATCTATTCTTAGTGGAATTGGACGTGTTCGTGACGTGGTTCAAGGTCCTGATGGATATCTCTATGTGATTACTTCTAACACTGATGGAAAAGGTTTTCCAGCTGCTAATGATGATAAATTATTGAGGATATTGAAATAA
- a CDS encoding tRNA(Ile)(2)-agmatinylcytidine synthase codes for MSELVTKNVVKKTVLNIGFDDTDSPKGMCTTFLAYKVVDLLKKQKTEFLDFPRLIRFNPNIPWKTRGNGAVSIKIKTSNPSKIKNQIKNLVSKYSDTKNGANPGLVFFESDSIPNEFTKFSNLALWQLINRNNAKKFAKKNNLEYFYKGNGQGLVGAIGAIGYDFNDHTLELLSYRKKQKFGKERKISTKSVKEMQEKTYPDTFNSFDTKKGRVLITPHGPDPVFFGVRGENVDALVSASKILKSEEKLDGYMIFKSNQGTGDHLKNELTFETMKPYASGKLTGVVSNSPRIAKGGHVFFKILSNGNEFWCAVYKPTGMSVIASNLIKGDKISVGGGVRKASKNFPRIINLEFIQIISLKKQTKTSNPICKKCTKKMKSKGKGQGFECIRCGKKSSRKINEIVTRNLGPQLYLPKISAHRHLTRPQQRQGIQNKSTNFKNSLSWFCVYQN; via the coding sequence ATGTCTGAATTAGTTACCAAAAACGTGGTAAAAAAAACTGTTCTAAACATTGGCTTTGATGATACTGATTCTCCAAAAGGAATGTGTACTACTTTTTTGGCTTACAAAGTAGTAGATTTACTCAAAAAACAGAAAACTGAATTTCTTGATTTTCCAAGATTAATTCGATTCAATCCAAACATTCCATGGAAAACACGTGGAAATGGAGCAGTTTCTATCAAAATTAAGACTAGTAATCCATCAAAAATAAAAAATCAAATCAAAAATCTTGTTTCAAAATATTCTGATACAAAAAATGGAGCAAATCCTGGTTTAGTTTTTTTTGAAAGTGATTCAATTCCTAATGAATTTACAAAATTTAGTAATTTAGCTTTATGGCAATTAATTAATCGAAATAACGCAAAAAAGTTTGCTAAAAAAAACAATCTTGAATATTTCTACAAAGGAAATGGACAAGGATTGGTTGGTGCAATTGGTGCAATAGGTTATGATTTTAATGATCATACACTAGAGCTATTGAGTTATCGTAAAAAACAAAAATTTGGAAAAGAAAGAAAAATTTCAACAAAAAGCGTTAAGGAAATGCAAGAAAAAACCTATCCTGACACTTTCAATAGTTTTGATACAAAAAAAGGGCGAGTTTTAATCACTCCTCACGGTCCAGATCCTGTATTTTTTGGTGTCCGTGGTGAAAATGTAGATGCACTAGTTTCTGCATCTAAGATTCTAAAAAGTGAAGAAAAACTAGATGGTTACATGATCTTCAAATCTAATCAAGGAACTGGTGACCATTTGAAGAATGAACTTACTTTTGAAACAATGAAACCATATGCTTCTGGAAAATTAACTGGAGTTGTTTCAAATTCCCCCAGAATTGCCAAAGGAGGACATGTATTTTTTAAAATCCTCTCAAATGGTAATGAGTTTTGGTGCGCAGTTTACAAACCAACGGGCATGTCTGTTATTGCTTCAAATTTGATCAAAGGCGATAAAATTTCTGTGGGTGGGGGAGTTAGAAAGGCTTCAAAAAATTTCCCTCGAATAATTAATCTTGAATTTATTCAAATTATTTCTCTTAAAAAACAAACCAAGACATCAAATCCAATTTGTAAAAAATGTACTAAAAAAATGAAATCTAAAGGCAAGGGACAAGGATTTGAATGCATTCGCTGTGGAAAAAAATCTTCAAGAAAAATAAATGAAATAGTTACTAGAAACCTAGGCCCACAACTGTATTTGCCAAAAATTTCTGCTCATAGACACCTTACACGTCCTCAACAAAGACAAGGCATTCAAAACAAATCAACTAATTTCAAAAATTCTCTATCTTGGTTTTGTGTTTATCAAAATTAA